From Selenomonas ruminantium AC2024, a single genomic window includes:
- a CDS encoding Hsp70 family protein encodes MSEIIGIDFGTGSLTAAVVKDGIPECVKDSEGNTAFFPGDGGKGVAAWGTKGKPSTYLSAVSSIKREAVIGGKYPWLEGKVYYPVTLLTDMFNELKVLGESFLGRTISQVVICLPERLQGKQTEVVNEAAVRAGFERVQIIADGVAAMHYYAYCNQNRENILICDGGAGTFSVTLGSIKGGEIEKLYGNTEMFFGGLDFDTKIVDRLAKEFATEYGISLYGLKGAMPRLYNAAEDARISLSSKHEAEIYLPQLAAKRSQIFDLCRKIGQGEMYELTYGYRLLILNMLRSLDIGIPVQRVLLTGGLSYMPMVGDCIREEFGNVPVEVFHVKEAQAMGAVLYGTDIASRKESKFSGPRNAFLEKTGYKKKLCKILVTATMSAGKSTFINALIGEKVSKTENMACTDRILSFANSGGKISRTFESEEVVLVGFGGKLTEFDLVIKDSPGVNSSMERSHRDITRREIKQGDYDLLVYIINASQIGVNDDSYHMEFVREHAMGKPVLFLLNKIDCLNPEEEDLKEIIRRVRRYISSKGFKAPMICPVSAKVGFEALSDEGELELEDQLERRRCKRLFETFGIPQYYAQEFSKHCTDSEVENLHTLSGINYVAMIIMELCKGGKI; translated from the coding sequence ATGTCAGAGATTATAGGTATTGATTTTGGTACGGGTTCCCTGACAGCGGCAGTTGTAAAGGATGGCATCCCTGAATGTGTGAAGGATAGCGAGGGGAACACGGCTTTTTTTCCAGGAGATGGTGGTAAAGGTGTGGCTGCATGGGGAACAAAAGGTAAACCTAGTACGTATCTTTCTGCTGTAAGCAGTATTAAAAGAGAAGCTGTTATTGGTGGCAAATATCCTTGGTTGGAAGGAAAAGTTTACTATCCCGTTACATTGCTCACAGATATGTTCAATGAGCTCAAAGTTTTGGGCGAATCATTTTTGGGCAGGACAATTTCACAGGTTGTGATTTGTCTGCCTGAGAGATTGCAGGGCAAGCAGACGGAAGTGGTCAACGAGGCTGCAGTTCGAGCGGGCTTCGAGCGGGTACAAATTATCGCGGATGGTGTAGCTGCTATGCATTATTATGCATATTGCAATCAAAACAGGGAGAATATCCTGATATGTGATGGAGGGGCAGGTACTTTTAGCGTGACTTTGGGCAGTATCAAAGGGGGAGAGATAGAAAAGCTTTATGGCAATACGGAGATGTTTTTTGGGGGGCTGGATTTTGATACAAAAATTGTAGACAGGTTGGCTAAAGAATTCGCTACTGAGTACGGCATAAGTCTGTATGGTCTTAAGGGGGCAATGCCACGTTTGTATAATGCGGCTGAAGATGCTCGAATTTCCCTTTCCAGTAAGCATGAAGCCGAAATTTATTTGCCTCAGCTTGCTGCTAAACGATCACAAATATTTGATTTGTGTAGAAAAATTGGCCAAGGGGAAATGTATGAACTGACTTATGGATACAGGCTGCTAATTTTAAATATGCTTAGGTCGCTTGATATAGGTATTCCTGTACAGCGGGTGCTGCTTACGGGGGGACTTTCATATATGCCTATGGTAGGAGACTGTATTCGCGAGGAATTTGGTAATGTGCCTGTGGAAGTTTTCCATGTTAAAGAGGCCCAAGCTATGGGGGCTGTTCTATATGGCACAGATATAGCAAGCAGGAAAGAAAGCAAATTTTCCGGGCCTAGGAATGCGTTTTTGGAAAAAACTGGTTATAAGAAAAAACTTTGTAAGATTTTGGTAACGGCGACTATGAGCGCAGGCAAGTCCACTTTCATCAATGCTCTCATAGGTGAAAAAGTGAGCAAGACAGAAAATATGGCCTGTACTGACCGCATTCTTTCCTTTGCAAACTCAGGTGGAAAAATTTCTCGTACCTTTGAAAGTGAAGAGGTTGTGCTGGTGGGGTTCGGTGGAAAGTTGACAGAGTTTGATCTTGTTATCAAAGATTCCCCGGGGGTAAATTCTAGCATGGAAAGAAGTCATCGGGATATAACGAGGCGGGAGATAAAGCAGGGAGACTATGATTTGCTGGTTTATATCATCAATGCCTCGCAGATTGGGGTCAATGATGATAGCTACCATATGGAGTTTGTACGTGAGCATGCAATGGGAAAACCAGTGCTATTCCTGCTTAATAAGATAGATTGCTTAAATCCAGAAGAGGAAGATTTGAAGGAGATTATCAGAAGGGTTCGCAGGTATATTTCAAGCAAGGGGTTCAAGGCACCGATGATTTGCCCTGTATCGGCTAAGGTCGGATTTGAAGCACTGAGTGATGAGGGAGAGTTAGAATTGGAAGATCAATTGGAAAGACGCAGATGTAAACGTCTTTTCGAGACTTTTGGTATTCCTCAATATTATGCGCAGGAATTTTCAAAACATTGTACTGACTCCGAGGTTGAAAATCTACATACATTATCAGGCAT
- a CDS encoding helix-turn-helix transcriptional regulator, whose translation MKPTLRIIHLFCRLLQRERLNRENVIEEYKINSRTFDRDISDIRNVLSELHARDELIYDRNDKCYYLSRGGLHEFTGMDVMALLKVLLGSRALCHDEMMSMVCAIRSLLPYDDRKALYHAIEDELKNYIEPLHGKHILELQWKINKSIISKQKIQIIYTKADGKRIERDVLPVNIVFAEFYFYLVAFRDESEYEYPAFFRLDRIESVKVLGKVGENSLYTNFRYSDMRPAVQFMYAGELFEIKLRCRKSALEAVLDRVPKYEIIQELDGCVIVKVTAFGEGFIRWAAMQGENVEILAPQELRTRMSQWFTKAAEVYMQDVKDA comes from the coding sequence ATGAAGCCAACGCTTAGAATTATTCACTTGTTTTGCCGTCTGTTACAGCGGGAACGGCTTAACCGGGAAAATGTTATCGAGGAGTACAAAATCAATAGTCGTACCTTTGACCGCGATATCAGCGATATTCGCAATGTGCTGTCGGAGCTGCATGCTCGGGACGAGCTTATTTATGACCGCAACGACAAATGTTACTATCTGTCTAGAGGCGGCCTGCATGAGTTTACAGGCATGGATGTAATGGCTCTCTTGAAAGTGCTGTTGGGAAGCCGTGCATTGTGCCATGATGAAATGATGAGCATGGTTTGTGCCATTCGCTCACTTCTGCCTTATGATGATAGGAAAGCACTTTACCATGCCATCGAGGACGAACTGAAAAACTATATCGAACCGCTGCATGGGAAACATATACTGGAATTGCAGTGGAAAATCAATAAATCCATAATCAGCAAGCAAAAAATACAGATTATTTACACAAAGGCAGACGGAAAACGAATTGAACGGGATGTATTGCCTGTAAATATCGTATTTGCAGAGTTCTACTTTTACCTTGTGGCGTTCCGCGATGAATCCGAGTATGAGTATCCGGCATTTTTCCGCCTGGACCGTATAGAATCTGTCAAGGTGCTGGGCAAGGTGGGGGAAAATTCACTGTATACGAATTTCCGCTATAGCGATATGCGCCCAGCAGTGCAATTCATGTATGCGGGAGAACTCTTTGAAATCAAGCTGCGATGCAGAAAATCAGCACTGGAAGCTGTTTTGGACAGAGTACCGAAGTATGAGATTATACAGGAATTAGATGGCTGCGTCATAGTAAAAGTGACTGCATTTGGCGAAGGCTTTATCCGTTGGGCAGCCATGCAGGGCGAGAACGTAGAAATTCTTGCTCCGCAGGAATTGAGAACACGGATGAGCCAATGGTTCACGAAAGCGGCTGAAGTATATATGCAGGATGTAAAAGATGCATAA